The Marasmius oreades isolate 03SP1 chromosome 9, whole genome shotgun sequence sequence GTTGTCGGGCTTTCTCGTTCCGTTGCTCACCGTCGTCGCTCTCTTTTTACCTTCGGCCACGCGCGTGCTAATTTGTTTTCTTTCACCAGCGCAAGGCTGCCGAGAAGGCTGAAAAGGTCCCTCGCAAAACCAAGAAGGACCCAAATGCTCCCAAGCGCGCTTTGTCTGCGTACATGTTCTTCAGCCAGGACTGGCGTGAGAGAATTAAGACTGAAAACCCTGACGCTTCCTTTGGTACGTTTCCTCCTCGCATCCGGCGTCGTCGTACGAAGCTTACCGAGTTCTCTGCTTCTAGGTGAAGTTGGCAAACTTCTTGGTGCCAAGTGGAAGGAacttgacgatgaagagaaaAAGGTTTGTTCGGCTGTCGACCGTGGAGACGACGAAACTGATCCATTTGGTGTAGCCTTACATCGAGCAAGCCGCCAAAGACAAAGAGCGTGCCGAAGGAGAGAAGAACGCTTATGATGTAGGTGCTGTCACTTTCTTCCCCATGTCACTACTGACATTTTTAATCCATGCAGAACGGCAAAAAGAGCGCTGCCAACAGTgacaaggaggaagaggttaaggacgacgacgaagacgactaAGATTCTTTATAACGTGTATTATGGATGGTTCCTTTTGGTCTTTTTACCTTTAACTAACCATGCTGTTCAAACCATGTTCCCCCAATACTGTAGTAGTCAGTCGACGTGATTCGCCATTCTTTTCTCCCTTTTATTACTCTCTGAATACCTCCTTTATGTGTATTACTCGTACTCGTTGATAAAGTATCATTATTGCTGGACTCGAGCGTGTTTACTCGTGGCTGTGTCTTCTGTTTGCCCGGacagttcaacgttcaacgttcaacagcGAACAACTCGATGCCCGATTCCAACCAACTCGCCTGTGTCTTCGTCTACTCTAAATACTGTCGATACCTGAAGATCGTATAACAGGGGCGGCTTGAAATGAACAATAGGAGTTGACTGTTTGGTACGTCTCAGTTGCTTTACCTACATCTTATGGTGTTCACCATTTGTTTGTTATGACCAGTTGTCCTCAACATGTAATGGCATAACTGTACAGTGCGCAAGGACTGAACGCCCTATTTGACGAAATTAAATTCCACATGTCAGTAGGCGGATGTTGCCGGTGCAACCGAGCTACTAGTACTACACCCTCTGGCCTGAGTGCACCCTCTCTCATTGTCAGTAACCATCGCATCAGTTGGCTCAAGGCGCTCCATTATCCTCAAACCGTCCATCCTCCCCAAGCACAGAGAACTCACAATCCTCGTTATGGACCGTGAGTATGAACCACTACTCGAAATGGGAGCCTCATGCACAGCGGCTCTATCGATCCATATGGCATCCTTGTACAATTTTATCCCTTCGAACTCTACTTAGGAATGCCTGACGGGTCCGTTATCCCGTTTCGCTGGTTTCTGGAAGCCGTCAATATTATTCTATTCAAAACAGGACAGAAAGCAGTTAGATATTCCCACTTCCTCCACCGGAAATTACGCATCCTTATCCTCCTGACCTGCTTCATTCTATTTTACTGACGGTAAGAGCATCATAGGTTCACCAAGACTCGAATATAATCGCGCTGTTGATGTGGACGAACAAGGTCGTGCAGGTCTCCGTCCTCTACGGTCACCTGGAAGCAGTTCACTAAAACTGTTCTATCTTTCCTTCCATCAGCTCAAGCTCCTCCTTCATATGGTCCGGCACGGTTGAAAAGTACGTTACCTATACCTTCTACCGTGCTTTTTCTGTCTCCTGAGGTCACTAGACTCATTAGGACTTCGATCGGAGGCTAAAGTGAGGGAAGAGCACCCTTATGGCGAGCCTGCAGTTCCTCTGGTTTCCTATAAAAGGCTGCCCGGGAATCGTGTTCTCCTCGTTTTATCTCCTTGGACCGTTGCAATGACACTGTTAGCAGCCCTCCTTGTTTCGTACTTCTCATTCGTATCGAAGGCGCCTCCCGTCGAAGCTCTCGACAATGGAGTGGGCCGACTGCCTTGTAAGCACCCTGTCGTTCCTCTTTTCTCCGCTCTACCTACTGATGTCGCGACTTTTTAGTTATGGGCTACAATAGTACGTTCACGGAATCTTTTTCATGTCCGCACTCGTCCTGACGGATTGTTTTAGCATGGAATGCCTACCACGTTCGTATTGAGGGCCGTGCTTTTGCTCCTTGTCCCCTCTAACGTTATCCATTAGTGTGATATAAACGAGACAGTCATTCTCGACAACGCCCGCCTCTTAGTTGACCTCGGACTCCGTGTATATTTCTTTTTACCCTTTTCATCGTTTCCGTCGCAGCTCATGAATTGCCCTCAGGATGTCGGCttcacctacatgaacatcgACGATTGCTATCCTGAGAAGGAACGAAACGCCGCAGGGGATATCGTCGTCAGTACGTGAACAGCCTCTCCTGGATATAATTCAGACGGTAACATAACGGTGAACAGATGCGACGAGATTCCCGTCCGGAATGAGAAACGTCACTGATACGATACACTCTTTGGGATTGTAAGTTACCATGCATCGGGGATCTACGCGAGTTCTGCTAATGCTCACGGTCGTTCGATAGGAAAGCTGGGATTGTGAGTGACTTGCGGTTTATGCATAGTACGGCATGACTAAGGCCAATCCAACAGTACAGCGACTCCGGTTGGTTTACCTGTCAGCTCTACCCAGGTTCATTCCAGAATGAGGACAGGTGCGCTTGAAGTATTTGAGTGTATGACCTTCTCTGTAACTACATCATCACAGGGACCTGAAATTGTTCCGCGAGGAATGGAATTTTGACCTTCTGAAGTAAGCAAAGTTGTCGAATCTTTCGtttcttttgtttctgaTGGAAATGAATTTCAGGTACGATAACTGTGCCGGTAGGATCTTGAACCCAATAAGGATTGCTCGCGTCTAACGCCAGACGCCCTTTTTAGTTCCATTCGACGAAGTTATCAAAGAAGGGATGGTCGGCAGTACGTGGCCCATAATTTTGTTCTCTTTTTCGGGAGTTTTGAGCTTCCGTTAAGAATATACCCGCATGGCAAATGCTATTGCCGATCTGGCCAAGTCGACCGGCAGAGAGCCTATCTTGTTCTCGCTGTGTCAATGGGGAAGAGTGCGTCACTCACACCTACTTCATGTTCTTGTCCTCTCGCTGACTTGAATCTTAGGAACAACCATGGTTTTGGGGGAGGCGACTCGGTCAATCCTGGAGAGTACGGGAACTTCTATTGTGTCTTTGTGTCTCCATCTGACGAGCCTACCGTGTAGACGACAGACGACGTGGGAAACGGCTGGAGTGCAATTACAAGCATCATCAATGAGTGAGTCAAACGCCCCACGGATCTTACCAGGTTTCTGACCACCTATTCTAGAAATTCTTTCATCACCTGGGCTAGTGACTTCTTTGGCCACAATGACATGGACATTGTAAACGGGATTCTCTTCAATTTTACGCCCGCGTTGACTCGTCTTAATATAGCTGGAAGTCGGGAATGGTGGCTTGAACTTTGAAGAGTCAAAAACTCATTTTACAGCTTGGAGTCTCATGAAGTCGCCTCTACTTATTGTGAGTTACATTCACTCTTCATAAGGTCGCACGAGCTGATTCATTATACTTCTAGGGCACGAATGTAAGTTATGTCCCTTTATGGTGCAACGGCTATTTATATGCTTCCGAACAGCTTCCGACAGCGACGCAGGAGACTCTGGAAATATTCAAGAACACAGAAATTATCGCAATCAATCAGGATCCCGTCGTAGGAACGGCTGTTCAGCCCTTCAGATGGGGACATAATGTTAGTGCATCATGTCGTTCCCGTCCTTTCGGCCCGGTTTGACTTGAATTCTCAAAAGCCCGATTGGACATTTGATAGCCTCCATCCCGCTCAATACTGGAGTGGTGAAAGCCAGAATGGGACTGTCTTCATGCTGGTAGGTAGCGACGGTTGTGTGTTACTTGGGATATACTCAGTTCTTGTGTACCACAGATCAACGTCGAGGACCAACCAGCTGATATGTTCTTCAGTCTGACCGAATCTCCTTGGATTCGTGCTGGAAGACAATACTCTGTTCGGGTACGTTATGATCTTCTCCAGCTTTAGTGCCGTTTGATTGACCCAATGGGTGACAGGATCTCTGGACTCATACTGACAACGGCACTGCTGTGCGCAATTTCACTGCACATAACGTACCGGCACACGGTGTGGTAGCTTTGCTGTTGAAAGATGCAGGAGACGAACCTGCCGGTACTGAACCCCCTTGTGCCCGACCGGAATGGTGTATGGATCAGAATGGAACGAGGATTGACCAGTAATTTTGAACGGAAAGGATTATTTCTAGCTTGTTATCGTGTACAATAAACAAATTGTTGGCTACCGTATACCATCTTACCATGACCTCAGTCATTGTCCTCTTCCTTAACTATGTGTGCCTGAGGCTGAGGCTGAACTCCTGGCTGCGGCCACTCCTCCAGAACAGTCTAAAACAGGATCAGAGTCGGAAATAGAGAAGTCTCATGCGTTGAACTGACCCGCAGAGGTCGTGTTGAAACTGTGCGTAAATGAACACCATTCCGATGCATGTGTTCAGAGTAGTGTTCGGCTATTATAGGGAACACCACCTTTTTCATCTTCTTGCCTTGCAGTGACAATGACATTCTACGTCCATCAGCTGCTGGGTGCCTCACATCTCTGTTCATCTGCTGTGAGCACTTGAGCAAGGAAAACACAGGATACTTGCCGCAGATTAATGCAGAAGCGACAATTGCCATCAGGGCACTCCCAAGTCCAATCTAGAAATTTGGGCTCCTTCCAGCAGTACCAAGGGACCTTTTCCGCAAGACGACTTGGGTTTGGACTCGATGAACGGGAACCACCATACGAGGAATCAGAATATTCCGAGGACTCGTCTCCAGCAAAATCGGGATCATAATTTGCAAGGAATTCTTGAGAATCGTCTTCCATGTCTTGATCCTTGGAAATAACAATGTCAATGGCCTGTTCTATTCTCGGTTTCTGGCAGGAAGAACGAGTCAGGTAAGGAAGAACCGAAAGAGTGCGAGACTTGAGACCTGAGGTTGAGGATTGAAAATCACTCTTTGAATGGTTTCCCTCCACCATCGGCGGTCGTGTCCAAACTTCGTCATGTCAATCTCCCTCCCGTATCGGTCTGGCCACATGTTCTTCGATTTCGTACAAAAGTCGTACCAGTTCCGCAGGTTCACGAGATGGTGTTCCTTCCTGCTTGTAAATAGTTGTTGGGCGAGGAACCATTCCGCATGGGTAGCCAGAATATCGGCACATTCGGCTTTAGAGAGGTGAACAGGATGGCGTCTGCGTTTCGTTCTCCCCGTTACCAGATCTTCAATGTCGGTAGCTTCTTCGGGGTCAAAGATGAGTCTGCGATATGCGGAGTCTCGTTTATAACGTTCGCGCATGGCACGGATGAGCCAGTAGATTGTTCGGTCTTCCTTTGGTGGATCTTGCTGTTCTTTGATCGTTTGCTTGACGAAAGCGAGTAGTCTCCATCGTTCAAGGTAGACATGACTCTTCTCGTAAGTTTGAGCCTCGAAAGAGTTGACGATTAGCTCCATCAAATTTCCGATCCTGTTTTCACTGATTTCGAAGTCAGCTCATGGGATTGCGGAGGGAACGAGAGGAAATGCACGATATCCAACAGTATAAAATCAGGCTAGTAGGATGTTTATCAGCTAGCGGTACCATCTGAGCTTGACTATCTTTCGGGGCATTGCGAAGGACCAACTCACCGGTCATAAAAGCCGCTTGCTTCTCCTTCTTGCACTGAATAGTAACTTTCAACCGCCGTTCGTCCGTGAGGTCCTTGTTGGTGTCCCTAATTATGCGTTGTAACGTCAAGTAACCCTGGCTGCCGGGATTTAGACGCTTATCTCGTCTTCTCAAGTCCTTTCCGAGTATCTCCATACCGGCTTCAGAAAACCAGTCCAGCTTCTCGACTACCAACTCCCCATAAATATGGACATCCTCTGCCAAGTCTTCGTAAGATTTGGTATCAGTTTCCTCCAAGCTGTCAGCCGTGGACTATAAGAAAACAGTTGGCTTGATGAAGGAGGCATATACTCACCCGGTGATTCGTTCAGAGGATGCAAACAGCATTGCGACTGAATCTAGCGTAAGTGCTCGCGGCAAGGCTGCGGAGGAGAGTATCAGGCTGGCGGGATATGGACCAAACGGATCCTTCATGACATCTCTTATTGTCATCCTAGAATCAAAACAAGCGAAGTCTTGATTGCCGAGGAAGGCTACCGTACGGGTGTTTGTGGTGGTCGAAGACAAGTCGTGGTCGCGAACTTGGAAGATGTTCAACGTCTCTGTTTGATCAGCCAGAGCCGTAGCTAGAGCGGCGGGCCGTGCCTCCCGCCCGCACTGCCGCCGTTTAGTCATCACGTGAATACCACGAGCCTTCGCCATTCGCCGAAGCCAGCCACTGAGCCAGCTTTAAATTTTTTCCTGTTTCCTTTCATCATCATGCCACCCACTCGATCCACGTCTAAGTCTGTTTCTAATTCGACTGAAAAACCACAGGATTCTCGCAAAAAGAACTCCAATATGTTGGTTCTCAGCCCCGCCGATGAGCCACGACTCGGTAAAATCGTGTTACGACCCGAGAGCTATACTGTTCGTATCCTCCAATTTACAGTCAAGCCAATATATACTCATTTGACGTCCGCTGTACACAGGAAGCCGTAATGCTGGTCAAAAAACATTTCGAGATCTGCCGAGGCTACGACGTAGTCCTTCGGACTAATGAGCTGGAGCTATGCGATAAAGAAATGTTAGAGATCACGGAGATGTTTGGCCGCTGATTAAAGACGTGCTTGCAAGAGTGTATTTCGAGGTGACATTGGATAGCGCAATTTCTGGAGACTCACCATGCCCACGAACTACCATCGCATCGACAACTACCAAAGCTCTCACAAGGGACCTCAAAATTGTAGTTGTCTACATCGAGTCACTGACGGGGACTGGGAGAAGCCTCTATATCCCGTTTGAGTCGTCTGATACAGTCGACGATGTGAAATCGAGCATCCAGGATATCACTAACATTCCCGCCGACAGGCAGCAACTCACTTTTGAGGGAAGTCAACTGGAAGATGGTAGGACGCTATCGTATTATGGTATTCAACCAGATGCCGTCCTTCACCTTACGATGAGTTTGTTGATGGGTAAACCCGTAATCTACCTGTTTTCTCCACTGGAACGCGAGGTGAGGGTTCGATTGGGCCTTGCTCCCCAATGGTCTATTTCCGCTCTCTATCCGGTCGTTCCAATCAATCAAACTCCTGGAGGGAAGGTCCACCAGACGGTGGAGTGGATAGCTCGAACTCAACAGGATGGCACTCTAACAGAAACGAGCACGGGAACTGAAGTGGCTTATCTTTTTTGGGAAGCCCAGTGAGTCGCCGTTTCGAATTCGAATTCTAGCAACGAGAGGTTGATTTTATCAATTGCGCAGCACCGTTCCAGATGCACCCCGTTCACCGCCACCATCACCCCGTGTGGAGGAAAAACCGAGACACTCAGAGAGATTTATACCTAATGACACACACATTACGCCTCAAAACTCTGTTCTGCTGTCGATCGAGGCGTTACCAATTTATCTCGACAAAACCCTCAAAATGTTGGTGCTCCATACCGAAGCACGGACGTCTTTCATCACGTTCGTCTCCCCAATTTTTATCTTATTCTCCGTACCTTTTCTCTGACTTTCGTTCGTCCATTCAGTTATTGGTTACCCTCATTCCTCAAGCACAAACACATCGCATTGAGGTTCCTACCGCAGTCTTCATACGAGGAGGCTGCCCCATTGGACATCACACCGACGCCAGACGTCGTCACGCGAATCTTCATGCTTTTCCATGGCGTTTCTGAGGACGAACTAAAAAATgctggaaatggatggacaGAAGCGGTGGATCGATCTTCTGAGGGCGTTGTTTTCTGGCAAACTGTCGTCGGTGTTGATATAGGCAAGGCTGCTGATGAGAATTTGTTCAGAGTGTTGGAATGGGGAGGTATGGAGGTATCTTGTTGAGGACACTTCAACAGCCTTTTCGGCAACCTTTTACTATTAATATTCTTCAATTAATTGCCGAACTTTGTGCCTTCCTCTTGGAGTATGCACAACCTACTTTTGATGTGTAGTATTCTAACACAAACTAGCATCGGCTTCCGAAACGGCACGTCGCGGCCAAAGAAATCTTCTGTAGAAGCCAGAAACCGCTGATCTTTGATCATGATAACCTATGCCTGGTGGTAAAGGCGTGCCTGTATTAAAAAGGTCACTGGCGTTAATGTGAATACATAAAACTGCTACTGCCCTTCCTTCCCTCCCCTCCACACCCAATGTCCTTGCCCTCTGAAATGTTCCGCAAGTCTGTAGTTCTATGTGAAAAGCCGAAACCGGGTAGACCCGGTGACCAGCCAGCTAAAATCGTGCCGCGACCGGCCACTTATGATGTCAGTCGCTACCCTCGCATACCTGACGAATTACATGCTGAACGACCGACTGGATAGAATGCAGTAGCCCTTGTTAAGAAGCATTATGCGGATTACCGTCTAGTCTCCCTCTCAACCAATGAACACGTTGCGTACGCTGGACACATGGTGGAGATTACGAAGGATGCCTGGCCTGCGGTGAAGGATGACATCGGGATAATATACTTTGATGGCTGGCGATAAATTGAAGCATTCACGACATCACATAGTCGTTTTCCTGTGTAGAGGCTCATTTCTGCTACAATATTTTGTGTTTTCCAAGTAGCAAGAATCAAGATGGTAGAATCGATAAACGTGCGAAATTCATGTCCGAAACGGGCAACCCAAGCCGACCTTCTCAGAATCAAACCACCATTTAACTTCAGTGGCAGTCACCTTCAGTTAGCCGCCCGAATCGATGTCCCTACCAGCAAGAAAAGTACGAAATACAGGAACAAGGGCCTAGTTCGACCTTACAACAGTTTCCAGTCTCCTGCATGGAACTTTAAGCCACCTAATCGCGTTCTACAGAATATTTGGGAATTCAATCTAGCATCGCTTCTATTTCAATCCTCGTAACAATAATCTCCTTCCCTGTTGGTTGCGTTGCAACCGCGAATCGCTACCCATGCCGTCTGCGCCGTTAATTGAACCAACCTTCGATACAACTTCGATAACTATACAGCACGCCATGAAATTCGCCTTCTCGTGCTTTGCTGGCAGAAGTTTAGCAATAGTACGACATATTGCGCTTGTACTAGCGGAACGCGAACCCTACAAGCGTAGGTAACTCAGAGTCAACAAAGTCACCTAAAGTTTTAGTTTTACTCCTTTACCGCCCCGAGGGACCGAATGAACAAGTTGAACTGGTCAACCATAGCCTACCATCTAAtacaaagcaaccgaaaTCAGACCCTCGAACTTACTCTCGGGTTACATAGTTCTTTGCCCATGCACGCCTCCGCCTTGTTCACTCTTGCCTGCTGCGTTTCCTCCGCTTTCGCCCACCTCCGTGTCTGGGGTGTGTGGGTCAATGGAAAGTTCCAAGGCGACGGACGAGATATCTACGTGGGCCTCATACTCTTTTTCTTATTGTACGCGACGCTTACTTTCCAAATCTGCAGATTCGTTCACCCGAAACAAATTACCCAGTGAAGGACCTTcattccaaggatatgttgTGCAACGCCAATAATCGAGGTAAGCTTTCCCTTCGCATCTTTTAGGAAATCAGTCATTCAATTCACTAGTGGTTCCACAAAGCGTGGCAGTCAAGAGCAAGGATAAGTTCACCTTTGAGTGGTACCACGAAAAGCATGTACCCCTTTCAACCTGCCATTCTCCTGCCGAGCTCATTCGAATGATTCTCAATAGCCGCCACGACGACATCATTACCGATACCCACAAGGGGGCCAGTATGTTTTACTATCCGCTCGCTAATTCTTTCTTTGACACTGTTCCCCGCAGTTCAAGTGTACATCGCGCCCACTTCGTCCAACATGGAGGGCAAACCAGTTTGGACCAAACTTGACACGCAGACATATAATAAGAATTCGAAGAAATGGGCCACTATCCTTCTCAAGAAAACGAAAGGCCAACATAGTATCACCATTCCTAATATTCCGACTGGGGATTACCTCCTCCGAGGTAAGTATTTAGTCAACTGTAGTAATCCATCGAGCACTTCCAACTCAAATCCGTATCTTTAGCGGAAGTCATCGCTCTTCACCAAGCCAAATATACCTACGTGAAGAAACACGACAAAGGGGCCGAGTTTTACATGTCCTGCGTCCAAGTTCACGTCGAAAACAACTCCACGACCCAAAAGCTTCCGGGTGGAACGGCCTTCCCAGGCACTTACCAATACGACTCCCCAGGTATCGTGTGGGATCTGTTCGGTCCGAGTGATAAATCAGAGATGTATGTCGCACCCGGACCTAGAGTTTGGGAAGGATCAAAGGGAGGTAAAATCGAGAAAGTTGGGAATCGGTGAATGCCTGGGCCTAGCTGAGTAGTCGAAGGCTATTGATTCGAGGTATTCGCTAGGAGAAAAGCCTTAGACTCTTTTATATAGTTTTTTCGCAATATATTTTGCTGTGGCAACTGGAGCGCCGTGCGTGTCGTGTGCTGAGTTCTTGCCTTGATTACACTTATCGGTAATTCTCTACAGCCCCATTCGGTGATGCTTGTGGGACATGGAAGGAATTTTGGTTACGGCCGCTGGAAGAGATTGATCCCTCCCTTATCCTCACTTCTTTTGGGACATGTCCTCGAAAATACGAAACGACAATCATGTAAATACATGACAGTTCAAAAGAACGAAATACAAAGGTCCGGGAGAATATGGGCGAACGGTGAAATAACCGTCCACGGTCATTGGTGGTGGGAGGTATGTGGGAGGAAAAAACTGTCTTGTGGTCCTTGATAACGGGAAAAGTAGTATGTGTACAACCGGTCCTACTGGGGAAACATCCAAGATACATGAGGAATATACTTGGTCCATTCGACCTCCTCGAGTGTACGTGAAGGATGGTCCTGCAAGAGAATGAAGGGCAGGATGATAAGAGTGATCCGAGCGGCAAGATAGAGAAAAACGAAAAGTTGGTGTAACACCCTTGCAAAACGACGAAATTTTACGGTTATGATCCATATTATGACCGAGATGCCTGAGTAGTAGAATATTCTACGCACGGAACTCGGTAGCCGTTTGCGACCGAGACTCGTCGATAGATGCTTGCGTATTGCGAGAACTTGATGGTCGTAGTAGGCCTACATCCCCCATATGTTTATCAG is a genomic window containing:
- the NHP6 gene encoding Non-histone chromosomal protein 6: MPKETTKSKRKAAEKAEKVPRKTKKDPNAPKRALSAYMFFSQDWRERIKTENPDASFGEVGKLLGAKWKELDDEEKKPYIEQAAKDKERAEGEKNAYDNGKKSAANSDKEEEVKDDDEDD
- a CDS encoding uncharacterized protein (CAZy:AA9), coding for MHASALFTLACCVSSAFAHLRVWGVWVNGKFQGDGRDIYIRSPETNYPVKDLHSKDMLCNANNRVVPQSVAVKSKDKFTFEWYHEKHVPLSTCHSPAELIRMILNSRHDDIITDTHKGAIQVYIAPTSSNMEGKPVWTKLDTQTYNKNSKKWATILLKKTKGQHSITIPNIPTGDYLLRAEVIALHQAKYTYVKKHDKGAEFYMSCVQVHVENNSTTQKLPGGTAFPGTYQYDSPGIVWDLFGPSDKSEMYVAPGPRVWEGSKGGKIEKVGNR